The genomic stretch ACCTTATTCAGTCAGTCAAAACTCATATCCGAAACAAGTGAAAATCACTTGGGGGATCCTTTTAAAAGATACAAGACGAAAGTTTGCGATGcccatttcatatttcatatgtgTCCATAATGTATAATGAATAACAAGGCAGTTGTCAAAAAGAAGGCGGTTTCTGGTGAACAACATTTACAGAGGTTTGCGTTTTGGAAATATCAGACTGCAGCATTCTGATGTCTCGCGAGGTATTAGTCCACTCTCATGTAACTgtggctttttaatttttttctttctgtgaaaAATCTTCAACTACAGCAACAGTGTagtgaataaatgtaaatgcattGTTCACTTGATAGTCAGGCAGTCCAAGAGTCCGTTCATCTCTTGGTCTCTGCTTTGGGTGCTATTTATTGTACTTAGAACCATCTCTGAGGATGATCGGTTAGCCTTTGGTGATTTTCccattggttttgttttctctctgttccaTTTGATCAGCTCATTGGCTTCCTCCTCCGCATCGAGCTGAGAGAGCGGTGAATTCAAAAGTTTCTCACAACGAAGGAAGCCTTTAGTTTCTCTTACACTGAGTTCACCGCTGTTCCATTCGGTCCTTTCACATCATGATCCCATATTGTACTGTTATCAGTTAATTGGTGTGGATAAAAAGGTCACTGTATCACAAATGGTGAGCCATGGAAAATGAGCCCAGTGTGGGGGAAAATGTTCTGCCGACTTTCAGCCGTGGGACAGTTTTGTCCTCGGGATGCATTTGTAGCAGGGTGCTGCTGCCCTCTACATGAAACTGCAGCGTCTTAAGTCACTATGGCATGTGGGTGGTGACATGACTGGCTGTGGTGGCCATATTGGAGCCCAGCACGAAAAGCTGGTCAGTGGCCTGAGACCTGGCACCAGAACGACTGGGTTGGCAACAAGACAGATCCAGCCCGGAGCTGGCTCGTCTCTCCACTGGAGGCCCGTGTGAGGACAGAGAGCTCGTTTCATGAGGGGAAATAGAGCgcttacagtacagtacatatgaCGGCCAGCTGGCACTGCAGTTTGACAACCACACAGATGGATAGTGATGAGTCAGGAGGTTTCCTGTGGGTCCTTGTCGTCACAAATCCCAGACGGAGACCTCGTCCCTAAAGGGGGCTACTGTCCCGGGACATACGGCCAGCTGATGGAGCTTCCGGAGAGCTGCATGTCACGGATCAGCGTCTCGATGGGTGTCTTTCCTACCAGGCGCATGAAAAAGAGCTGCGAGATGAGGCTGGCGGGAACGGCGCGCAGGGCGGGGAGGCGCAGGAGCAGGCGCCCGAAGCGTTGAGGCTGACTCGGGTACTGCATCCTCTCGTACTCTGTCAGAGCCACCTGAGCCTTCTCCTGCAGAGACTCCACGTGGACTGGGTCTGTTAGACCACAGGCAtctgagagggagggagggagggagaggtagTTATTTAATAGTGTGGGCTGGTTACATAAAGAGTCGTGATGAGCCGAGAGGAAGGTGGAAATCCcaacagataatgtaataaaatgCCCTTAAGGGGAACG from Etheostoma spectabile isolate EspeVRDwgs_2016 unplaced genomic scaffold, UIUC_Espe_1.0 scaffold00001602, whole genome shotgun sequence encodes the following:
- the LOC116675170 gene encoding nuclear receptor subfamily 2 group F member 6-like — its product is HFITLSVGISTFLSAHHDSLCNQPTLLNNYLSLPPSLSDACGLTDPVHVESLQEKAQVALTEYERMQYPSQPQRFGRLLLRLPALRAVPASLISQLFFMRLVGKTPIETLIRDMQLSGSSISWPYVPGQ